A genomic segment from Plasmodium sp. gorilla clade G2 genome assembly, chromosome: 3 encodes:
- a CDS encoding 60S ribosomal protein L44, giving the protein MVNVPKTRKTYCSNKCKKHTMHKVSQYKKGKERLSSLGRRRYDMKQKGFGGQTKPVFKKKAKTTKKIVLKLECTKCKKKRFQTMKRCKTFEMGADKKKKGGAVY; this is encoded by the exons atggtGAATGTTCCAAAAACAAGAAAAACATACTGTAGCAACAAATGTAAAAAACATACAATGCATAAAGTCAgtcaatataaaaaaggaaaagaaagATTATCATCATTAGGAAGAAGAAGATATGACATGAAACAAAAAGGTTTTGGAGGTCAAACAAAACCAGTCTTTAAGAAGAAAGCTAAAACTACTAAAAAAATTGTTCTTAAATTA GAATGTACCAAatgtaagaaaaaaagatTTCAAACCATGAAAAGATGTAAAACTTTTGAAATGGGAGCtgataagaaaaagaagGGAGGAGCAGTATATTGA